The genomic segment AGGAGTCGATCGAACCGCATCAGGCTGCCGACGGCGCCCGCGTCCTCTTCGAGACGGTGCGTCGGCTCGACGCGATCCTCGGGTGATACCATGGATTGGGCGACAAGCGACCTCACCGACCGTAACCTATACAAGCTTCTGGTGAACACTGTCCTCCCGCGGCCAATCGCGCTCGTCACCACCGTCGACGGGAACGGAAACGTAAACGCCGCGCCCTTCAGCTTCTTCAACATTTTCAGCCATGCTCCGCCGCTCGTAGTCCTGGGCATCGAGGGTCGTGAGCCGGCAGAGGCGCCGCTGAAGGACACCATGCGCAATATCCGCACGACGGGAAGCTTCGTCGTCAATCTGGTGGACAGGGCTCTCGTGGAGGCGATGACGATCTGCGCCATCGATCTGCCGTCCGGGATCGACGAGCTTGCCGCCGCCGGCTTGACCTCGGCCCCGAGCCGACAGGTCGCCGCGCCGCGGATCGCCCCGTCTCCGGTGCAGCTTGAGTGCCGCGAGACCGTGTCCCTGTCACTCGGCACGCGCCACCGTAATCTCGTCGTGGGCGAAATCGTCCATCTGCACATCCGCGATGGTCTCGTGGACAGCAATTTCCATGTCGATATCGACGCGCTGGATCTCGTTGGCCGCCTGCACGGAGCGGACTGGTATGTCACGACGAGGGACCGATTCCAGGTCCCGCGGCAGAGCTACGACACATGGCGCGCGCAACAACAGGCCGTGCGGGCCAACAAGGATGAAGGTGAACCATGAGCGGAACGATCTACGTCATCAATCCCAATTCCAACGACAGCGTAACGGCGGGCATCGACGCAGCTGTTGCGCCGCTCCGTTCCGCCGATGGTCCCGCGATCGCCTGCGTGACCCTGCTTGAAGGCCCTCCTGGTATCCAGTCCCAGCGTGACGTGGACGGCATCGTCGGACCGCTCCTGAAGCAAGCGGGGTCGCTCGAGAGCGAGGCAGCGGCCTTCGTCGTAGCCTGCTTCTCCGACCCTGGCATGCATGCACTGCGCGAGCAGAGTGCTCGGCCCGTCCTGGGCATTGCCGAGTGCGGCGTCCTGACGGCCCTGACGCTCGGCCAGCGGTTCGGCGTCATTGCGATCCTGCCAACCTCGATCCCGCGTCATCTTCGCTATTTCGGCGCCATGGGCGTACTCGACCGGTTCGCCGCCGATCTGTCCATCGGCCTGGGCGTCTCCGAACTGTCGGACGAGCAGCGCACGCTCGGACGCATGATCGACGTCGGTTGGACGCTCCGGAACACGCATGGAGCCGACGTTCTCGTCATGGGATGCGCCGGCATGGCCCGTTTCCGCGAGACGCTGGAGCGGGAGCTCGGGATCCCGGTTGTGGAGCCGACGCAGGCGGCCGTCACCATGGCCGTCGGCCGGGTGCGTCTGGGCTGGAGCGGCGGTTCAACCGTCGGGCCAGGCCGATGACCGGGCTCCTCGGCAGGCTTGCAGCCATCGTCGGCGAGAGGAACGTTCTCACCGACGATGCATCGATGACACCGTACGTCAATGACTGGCTCGGAAAATACCATGGCTCGGCACAGGCCGTGGTCCGGCCCGGCTCTGCAGCGGAGGTGGCGGCCATTCTCGCAGCTTGCCGTGAGACAGGAACTCCGATCGTTCCGCAGGGCGGCAACACGAGCATGTCGGGCGGCGCAACCCCTGATGCTTCGGGCGGCGCGGTCGTGCTGTCGTTGACGCGAATGAACCGGATCCGCGAGATCGATCCCATTGGAAACACGATTACCGTCGATGCCGGCGTCGTGCTGGCGCACGTTCATACGGCCGCAAAGGAGGTCGGGCGCCACTTCCCCTTGAGCCTCGGAGCCGAGGGAAGCTGCACGATCGGAGGTAATCTCGCGACGAATGCGGGAGGGGTTGCCGTGCTGCGCTACGGCACGATGCGAGAACTGACCCTTGGCCTCGAAGTGGCCCTGCCGGACGGTCGCATTTGGGATGGCCTCACAGCCCTGCGCAAGGACAATACCGGTTATGCCCTGCGCGATCTCTTCATCGGCTCTGAAGGCACGCTCGGCGTCATCACCGGCGCGGTGCTGAAGCTGTTCCCGGAACCCAAGGCCAAGGCGACTGCTCTCGTCGCCGTGCCGGACGCGGAAGCGGCGCTCTCTCTGCTTGCACTCGTGCGAGGCAAGTGCGGCGATCGCCTGACAGCCTTCGAATTCATGACGGGCGCCTGCATAGATCTCGTGCTTCGCCATATCGCCGACGCTCGTATCCCCTTTGGGGCCGTACCTCCGGCACTGGTGCTGGTGGAGCTGTCGGACACGGATGATGACGCAGCCCTGAACGCCCGGCTCGAGGATGCGCTCGTCGCCGCATCGGAAGCAGAACTTGCTCTAGACGCGACAATCGCCCAGGATATCGCCCAGGCCAAAGCCTCCTGGCGCCTGCGTGAAGGGATATCCGAGGCCTTGGTGCGCGAAGGAAAAGCCGCCAAGCATGACATCTCGGTTCCTGTCTCTCGCATGGCCGAATTCATCGCGGCTGCGGACAGGGCCGTTGCGGCCGTCTCTCCCGGCGTCCGGCATGTCGTGTTCGGCCATCTCGGAGACGGCAACCTGCATTATAACCTGTTGCGGGCCATCGACATGAGCGAGGCCGATTTCGCCGTTCTGGCGCCGAGGCTCACCCGGGTCGTGCATGACGAGGCCAAGGCCTATCGAGGCTCCATCAGTGCCGAACACGGGATCGGACAGCTGCGCGTCGGCGACATGCCCCGCTACAAGGCACCAATCGAACTGGAGCTCATGGCGGCATTGAAGGGATTGTTCGATCCCGCCGAGCTCCTCAATCCGGGCAAACTTCTGCCTCTCTCAGCCAAACAGTAAGGAACGACATTTCATGGCATTGCTCGATGAAAGCGCCAAGGGCGTCTACGTCATTGCTGTCACCCCCTTCACAGATGACGGTGCTCTCGATTTGGAGAGCACCGATCGGATGGTCGACTTCTATCTTGAGAAGGGCGCCACCGGTCTGACCGTGCTGGGCATGATGGGCGAGGCCCCCAAGCTGACTGCTGCGGAGTCGAACACGTTTGTGAAGCGAGTCCTGGCGCGGGTCGGTGGACGCGTCCCGGTGGTTGTGGGCGTGTCGGCTCCCGGCTTTGCACCCATGCGCGAGTTGTCCGAGAGCGTGATGGCGGAAGGCGCTGCCGGCGTCATGGTAGCGCCACCCGGGAACCTCAGGACCGACGACCAGATTTTCAATTATTACGAGGCAGTCCCCGAAACTCTCGGCAATACACCCTTCGTGCTCCAGGATTTCCCCTTGGTGACGAACGTGCAGATCTCGCCCGCGACGATCCTGCGCATCGTCAAGGCTCTGCCGACCTGCGTGATGCTGAAGCATGAGGACTGGCCGGGTCTTTCCAAGATTTCCGCTCTGCGCGCGGCAAGCGAGAAGGGTGAGCGGCGCATCTCGATCCTGGTCGGAAATGGCGGCATGTTCCTTCCGGAGGAGCTGGGACGTGGCGCCGACGGGGCCATGACGGGATTTGCCTATCCGGAGATGATGGTAGATGTCTGGAAAGCTTACGCGGCGGGCGACGTGGAGCGTGCCCATGACCTCTTCGACGCCTATCTGCCGCTTGCCCGCTACGAGCAGCAGCCGGGCCTTGGCCTGACGATCCGGAAATATACACTCGCCAAGCGCGGGGCCATTGCCTCGGGAGCCCTGCGCAAGCCTGGCCCCAAACTCTCCAACTCTGATATTGCGGAGATTGAGCGCTTGATCACCCGCCAGACACGTCGCCTTGCGGAGATTGGCTAATGGACCTCGGACTGAATGGAAAACGAGCGCTTGTGATCGGCGCGAGCCGCGGTCTCGGCGCCGCAATAGCAAAGACGCTTGCGGCAGAAGGAGCGACCGTCATAGCGGCGGCCCGCCGTGTGGAAGCGATCGACGGTTGGATCGCCGAAATTCCGGCAGACATCCGTGGTCGCGTGGAGGCCGCGCAGCTCGATCTCTCAGTCGTCGAATCCGTCGACGGCCTATGTGACTGGCTGCTTGAGGCAGGTGGGGTCGACATTCTCGTCGGGAACTCCGGTGGTCCGCCACCGGCGGAAGCCCGCGAGGCCAAGCGCGAGGCCTGGCTCGTCCATTTTGAGGCTATGGCTGCGAACCTCTTTCACCTGACGCAGCGACTGGTGCCGCCCATGGCCCAACGAGGCTGGGGACGGATCGTCACCATTGCCTCCTCCGGCGTCGAACAACCAATCCCGCGCTTGGCGCTGTCCAACGGAATCAGGTCCGCGGTGATAGGGTGGTCGAAGACGCTTGCGTCCGAAGTGGCGGCACAGGGAATCACCGTCAACGTGGTGCTGCCGGGCCGCATTCACACCGAGCGTGTCGATCAGCTCGACAGGGCGGCGGCCGATCGCAGCAACGCGTCCGTCGAGGCTGTCGCGAAGGCCTCGATGGCCAGCATTCCGGTCGGCCGCTACGGCCGCTCGCAAGAATTCGCCGATGTGGTAGCTTTTCTTGCCAGTGAGCGCGCTTCTTACGTGACTGGCTCGAAAATCCGCATCGACGGCGGTGCCACTCGCTCGATCTGATCGGCCGCTCCGACCTTCCCGGCTAAGCCTCTGTTCGGAATTGAGTGGTCCGAGCGAGGAGCGGGTTTATGGATTAAAATTTGGCCGTTTTAGGCGTATTGCTAACGCGACAAAGGTCAGCTCTTGTGAAGGGTTTCGGATGTCGGCCATCACAGCGGCAGCCAGTTGCACCGGGGCCGGCGTCCGAAAGCCTCCAGGGAACGAACCCGCGGGATGACGATCGCAGTTTCGGGGCCTATGGGGATTTGACGGTTCCGCCTAGCCCGCTGGGGCCGGATAAATGCGTTTGGCGGGATGAACGGAAGTCTTCGGCCGGTGGCCGGGGCTGGTGAAGCCCGCGCCATTTGTAATGTGGCCGGCGAAAGGCGGATGATTTCAGCCTTGCGACCTGTATGACCGAGGCCCGCGAGCGCTGTTGCACACAGCGATCCGGCTGCCGATGGTTGGCGCCTGCGGCAGCGTTGTAAGCCGGTTTGTGGTTCAAGCTCATGGCGTTTGGGTCCAGGGCGGCGCGCGGGCATGGTGGCCGCGCGCGAATGTCTCGATGACGATCATGCGGCCGCCGCAGCACGGGCAGCGCGGCCTCGTGTCCGTGGGCGTGGCGAGGCTGGCATTGTCCGTGCCACCGCGGTCCGCCTCAGGCTCCGGCGCAGCGAGCAGGGCGCGGGCCCGCATGATGTTCGCCTTGCGGCCGGCGCTGGCGAGAAGGCCGTAATGGCGAATGCGGTGGAAACCCTTGGGCAGGATGTGGAGCAGAAAACGCCGGATGAACTCGCCCGCATCGAGCGTCATGACCTGGTAGCGCTCAGTGCCGTTGCGACGATAGTCCTTGCAGCGGAAGGTGACACCCCTGTCGTCGAGCGAGATCAGCCGAGAGGTGGAGATCGCGACGCGGTGGGTGTAGCGCGACAGATAGGCCAGCACAGCCTCGGGCCCTGCGAAGGGAGGCTTGGCGTAGACGAACCAGTTCTTCCGGCGCAGGGGCGCCAGGACGGCGGCAAAGGCGCGCCGGTCGCTGAGGCCTTCCTGATCGCCGAAGAAGTGGAGATGCCCGGCCGCATGGGCGTCGGCGAGCTTTGACAGGAACAACCGCCGAAACAGCCGCGAGAGCACGCGCACGGGCAGCAGGAAGCCGGGCCGGCACGCCACCCACCGCTTGCCATCGAGCGAGATGCCGCCGCCGGGCACGATCATGTGGACATGCGGGTGGTGGGTCATGGCCGAGCCCCAGGTATGGAGCACGGCGGTGAGGCCGATGCGGGCGCCGAGATGGCGCGGATCGGCGGCGATGGTCAGCATCGTCTCGGAGGCGGTGCGCAAGAGCAGATCATAGATCACGGCCTTGTTCTGCCAGGCGATGTCGGCCATCCGGGCCGGCAGCGTGAACACGACGTGGAAGTAGCCGACCGGCAGCAGATCGGCCTGGCGCGCGGCGAGCCAGTCCCGGGCCGCGGCGCCCTGACATTTTGGGCAGTGCCGGTTGCGACAGGAATTGTAGGCGATGCGGACCTGGCCACAGTCCGCGCAGGCCTCGCTATGGCCGCCGAGGGCTGCGGTGCGGCAGGCCTCGATCGCCGCCATCACCTTGAGCTGGCCGAGGCTGAGATGGCCGGCATGGGCCGCGCGCCAGGCGGCGCCATGACGATGGAAGATATCGGCGACCTCCAGCGGCGGACGGCTCACCGCCGCCCTGTCATCCGTCCGGC from the Microvirga ossetica genome contains:
- a CDS encoding FAD-binding oxidoreductase gives rise to the protein MTGLLGRLAAIVGERNVLTDDASMTPYVNDWLGKYHGSAQAVVRPGSAAEVAAILAACRETGTPIVPQGGNTSMSGGATPDASGGAVVLSLTRMNRIREIDPIGNTITVDAGVVLAHVHTAAKEVGRHFPLSLGAEGSCTIGGNLATNAGGVAVLRYGTMRELTLGLEVALPDGRIWDGLTALRKDNTGYALRDLFIGSEGTLGVITGAVLKLFPEPKAKATALVAVPDAEAALSLLALVRGKCGDRLTAFEFMTGACIDLVLRHIADARIPFGAVPPALVLVELSDTDDDAALNARLEDALVAASEAELALDATIAQDIAQAKASWRLREGISEALVREGKAAKHDISVPVSRMAEFIAAADRAVAAVSPGVRHVVFGHLGDGNLHYNLLRAIDMSEADFAVLAPRLTRVVHDEAKAYRGSISAEHGIGQLRVGDMPRYKAPIELELMAALKGLFDPAELLNPGKLLPLSAKQ
- a CDS encoding IS91 family transposase, which gives rise to MSRPPLEVADIFHRHGAAWRAAHAGHLSLGQLKVMAAIEACRTAALGGHSEACADCGQVRIAYNSCRNRHCPKCQGAAARDWLAARQADLLPVGYFHVVFTLPARMADIAWQNKAVIYDLLLRTASETMLTIAADPRHLGARIGLTAVLHTWGSAMTHHPHVHMIVPGGGISLDGKRWVACRPGFLLPVRVLSRLFRRLFLSKLADAHAAGHLHFFGDQEGLSDRRAFAAVLAPLRRKNWFVYAKPPFAGPEAVLAYLSRYTHRVAISTSRLISLDDRGVTFRCKDYRRNGTERYQVMTLDAGEFIRRFLLHILPKGFHRIRHYGLLASAGRKANIMRARALLAAPEPEADRGGTDNASLATPTDTRPRCPCCGGRMIVIETFARGHHARAPPWTQTP
- a CDS encoding SDR family oxidoreductase, which produces MDLGLNGKRALVIGASRGLGAAIAKTLAAEGATVIAAARRVEAIDGWIAEIPADIRGRVEAAQLDLSVVESVDGLCDWLLEAGGVDILVGNSGGPPPAEAREAKREAWLVHFEAMAANLFHLTQRLVPPMAQRGWGRIVTIASSGVEQPIPRLALSNGIRSAVIGWSKTLASEVAAQGITVNVVLPGRIHTERVDQLDRAAADRSNASVEAVAKASMASIPVGRYGRSQEFADVVAFLASERASYVTGSKIRIDGGATRSI
- a CDS encoding flavin reductase family protein produces the protein MDWATSDLTDRNLYKLLVNTVLPRPIALVTTVDGNGNVNAAPFSFFNIFSHAPPLVVLGIEGREPAEAPLKDTMRNIRTTGSFVVNLVDRALVEAMTICAIDLPSGIDELAAAGLTSAPSRQVAAPRIAPSPVQLECRETVSLSLGTRHRNLVVGEIVHLHIRDGLVDSNFHVDIDALDLVGRLHGADWYVTTRDRFQVPRQSYDTWRAQQQAVRANKDEGEP
- a CDS encoding aspartate/glutamate racemase family protein; protein product: MSGTIYVINPNSNDSVTAGIDAAVAPLRSADGPAIACVTLLEGPPGIQSQRDVDGIVGPLLKQAGSLESEAAAFVVACFSDPGMHALREQSARPVLGIAECGVLTALTLGQRFGVIAILPTSIPRHLRYFGAMGVLDRFAADLSIGLGVSELSDEQRTLGRMIDVGWTLRNTHGADVLVMGCAGMARFRETLERELGIPVVEPTQAAVTMAVGRVRLGWSGGSTVGPGR
- a CDS encoding dihydrodipicolinate synthase family protein; the protein is MALLDESAKGVYVIAVTPFTDDGALDLESTDRMVDFYLEKGATGLTVLGMMGEAPKLTAAESNTFVKRVLARVGGRVPVVVGVSAPGFAPMRELSESVMAEGAAGVMVAPPGNLRTDDQIFNYYEAVPETLGNTPFVLQDFPLVTNVQISPATILRIVKALPTCVMLKHEDWPGLSKISALRAASEKGERRISILVGNGGMFLPEELGRGADGAMTGFAYPEMMVDVWKAYAAGDVERAHDLFDAYLPLARYEQQPGLGLTIRKYTLAKRGAIASGALRKPGPKLSNSDIAEIERLITRQTRRLAEIG